From one Pagrus major chromosome 21, Pma_NU_1.0 genomic stretch:
- the LOC141017381 gene encoding phospholipid phosphatase 3-like isoform X2, with protein MQRCLIYEKNMAAETRNGGSSLNNNNCKDHSRRKLLVGVDLFCLFLVLLVAAFLHKSPFPPYQRGFFCNDDSIRLTHKSSTVSNIVLTAVGVSVPVVSIIIGESYRIYFLNEGSKSFVGNPYISALYKQVGVFIFGCAISQSFTDIAKVSVGRLRPHFLDVCKPDFTTINCSLGYITDYQCQGPEGKVQEARKSFFSGHASFSMYTMLYLVFYLQSRFTWHGARLLRPLTQFTLIMMSFYTGLSRVSDHKHHPTDVLVGFVQGALVAYCIVFFVSDLFKPKGRRSTLLPTPVKKDLVPPADIRERSNHLIMA; from the exons ATGCAACGCTGTCTGATTTATGAGAAGAACATGGCAGCCGAGACGAGGAACGGCGGGAGTTCACTGAACAACAATAACTGCAAAGACCACAGCAGGAGAAAGTTGCTGGTGGGAGTGGATCTGTTCTGCTTGTTTCTAG TGTTGCTTGTTGCTGCATTTTTGCACAAATCTCCCTTCCCGCCTTACCAGAGAGGATTCTTCTGCAACGACGACAGCATCAGGCTGACCCATAAGAGCAGCACGGTGTCCAACATTGTGCTCACAGCTGTGGGCGTCAGTGTGCCCGTGGTCTCA ATCATCATCGGGGAGAGCTACAGGATCTACTTCCTGAATGAGGGATCCAAGTCTTTTGTAGGGAACCCCTACATTTCTGCTCTCTACAAGCAGGTGGGCGTGTTCATCTTCGGCTGCGCCATCAGCCAGTCCTTCACTGACATCGCCAAAGTGTCAGTGGGCCGTCTGCGTCCTCACTTCCTCGATGTTTGCAAACCTGACTTCACCACTATCAACTGCTCGCTGGGCTACATCACTGACTACCAGTGTCAGGGGCCAGAGGGCAAAGTTCAGGAGGCCAG GAAGTCTTTCTTCTCTGGACATGCATCGTTCTCCATGTACACCATGCTGTACCTGGTG TTCTACCTGCAGTCCCGTTTCACTTGGCACGGAGCTCGCCTGCTGCGCCCTCTGACCCAGTTCACCCTCATTATGATGTCTTTCTACACCGGCCTGTCCCGGGTCTCCGATCACAAGCACCACCCCACTGACGTCCTGGTTGGTTTTGTACAGGGAGCCCTGGTGGCCTACTGCATA GTCTTCTTTGTGTCTGATCTGTTCAAGCCCAAAGGTAGACGTTCCACCCTCTTGCCAACCCCAGTAAAGAAAGATCTTGTTCCTCCAGCAGACATCAGAGAGCGGAGCAATCATCTCATCATGGCATAG
- the LOC141017381 gene encoding phospholipid phosphatase 3-like isoform X1, which yields MQRCLIYEKNMAAETRNGGSSLNNNNCKDHSRRKLLVGVDLFCLFLAGLPFLVIETSAVQPYRRGFYCHDESIKYPAKNGDTISDGVLSAAGILITILSIIIGESYRIYFLNEGSKSFVGNPYISALYKQVGVFIFGCAISQSFTDIAKVSVGRLRPHFLDVCKPDFTTINCSLGYITDYQCQGPEGKVQEARKSFFSGHASFSMYTMLYLVFYLQSRFTWHGARLLRPLTQFTLIMMSFYTGLSRVSDHKHHPTDVLVGFVQGALVAYCIVFFVSDLFKPKGRRSTLLPTPVKKDLVPPADIRERSNHLIMA from the exons ATGCAACGCTGTCTGATTTATGAGAAGAACATGGCAGCCGAGACGAGGAACGGCGGGAGTTCACTGAACAACAATAACTGCAAAGACCACAGCAGGAGAAAGTTGCTGGTGGGAGTGGATCTGTTCTGCTTGTTTCTAG CCGGCCTACCTTTCTTGGTCATTGAGACCAGCGCTGTTCAGCCTTACCGTAGAGGGTTTTACTGCCATGATGAGTCCATCAAGTACCCGGCCAAAAATGGAGACACCATTAGCGACGGTGTGCTTAGCGCTGCTGGCATTCTTATCACCATCCTCTCT ATCATCATCGGGGAGAGCTACAGGATCTACTTCCTGAATGAGGGATCCAAGTCTTTTGTAGGGAACCCCTACATTTCTGCTCTCTACAAGCAGGTGGGCGTGTTCATCTTCGGCTGCGCCATCAGCCAGTCCTTCACTGACATCGCCAAAGTGTCAGTGGGCCGTCTGCGTCCTCACTTCCTCGATGTTTGCAAACCTGACTTCACCACTATCAACTGCTCGCTGGGCTACATCACTGACTACCAGTGTCAGGGGCCAGAGGGCAAAGTTCAGGAGGCCAG GAAGTCTTTCTTCTCTGGACATGCATCGTTCTCCATGTACACCATGCTGTACCTGGTG TTCTACCTGCAGTCCCGTTTCACTTGGCACGGAGCTCGCCTGCTGCGCCCTCTGACCCAGTTCACCCTCATTATGATGTCTTTCTACACCGGCCTGTCCCGGGTCTCCGATCACAAGCACCACCCCACTGACGTCCTGGTTGGTTTTGTACAGGGAGCCCTGGTGGCCTACTGCATA GTCTTCTTTGTGTCTGATCTGTTCAAGCCCAAAGGTAGACGTTCCACCCTCTTGCCAACCCCAGTAAAGAAAGATCTTGTTCCTCCAGCAGACATCAGAGAGCGGAGCAATCATCTCATCATGGCATAG